From Candidatus Methylomirabilota bacterium, the proteins below share one genomic window:
- a CDS encoding response regulator: MKPTVPRVLVIDPDRETLAALQRALGEVGLTDITAVPNASFALTMLERDRPDLIVSRANIPDIDGWELCSIVRSDSSMAGVLFLLLAGADDQVPERPMDNGPDRILVGDFTPGTIVKEVVSLVGTPVSQTRTSAKTPPQAWGLRGALDVMDLPNLAQAIALGNKTGCLALALPSGEGFVVFDRGRAVHAEFGRATGEPAFAALMAAAQREAQGSFAFSPWERLGADQPRTIGRSLEQLLLAAAAEIDEDGRAPLSSLVPRRKADA; encoded by the coding sequence ATGAAGCCGACGGTGCCGCGCGTCCTGGTCATCGATCCCGACCGTGAGACGCTGGCAGCGTTGCAGCGGGCCCTGGGCGAAGTCGGTCTCACCGACATCACCGCCGTGCCCAACGCGTCTTTCGCGCTCACGATGCTCGAGCGTGATCGGCCGGACCTCATCGTCAGCCGGGCGAACATCCCCGACATCGACGGCTGGGAGCTGTGCTCGATCGTCCGCAGCGACTCATCGATGGCCGGGGTGCTCTTCTTACTCCTGGCCGGCGCCGACGACCAGGTACCCGAACGGCCGATGGACAACGGTCCCGATCGGATACTGGTAGGTGACTTCACCCCGGGGACGATCGTGAAAGAGGTGGTCAGCTTGGTCGGGACTCCTGTCTCGCAGACGCGAACCTCGGCCAAGACGCCGCCCCAAGCCTGGGGCCTGCGGGGGGCGCTGGATGTCATGGATCTCCCCAACCTGGCCCAGGCTATCGCCCTCGGCAACAAGACGGGATGCCTGGCCCTCGCCCTGCCTTCGGGAGAAGGCTTTGTCGTCTTCGATCGCGGCCGTGCCGTGCATGCAGAGTTCGGGCGCGCCACTGGTGAGCCGGCCTTCGCCGCGCTGATGGCGGCCGCCCAGCGCGAGGCGCAGGGCAGCTTTGCATTCAGCCCGTGGGAACGATTGGGCGCCGACCAACCCCGGACGATCGGGCGGAGCCTCGAGCAACTCCTCCTGGCCGCTGCCGCCGAGATCGACGAGGACGGGCGGGCCCCGCTGTCGTCCCTCGTCCCCAGGAGGAAG
- a CDS encoding response regulator has protein sequence MKERQFLLSVFLMEAWDTLAAVEQRLAALASGADTDGEILRLVTHRLRGAAALNGFPRVSALATVMESTVDRAVTAPLADRQGPSEQLGALAVALKEALETIGTTGTENAAALDAVLARYETSSTVAPAAEPAGPLAELDRFLRDNPDVLEYFIPEAAEHLELMAQSLLALERDGGDEAELATLFRAVHTLKGAAYAVGCQTIGALAHHVEDLLGEVREDRRALTAATLDAVYAGLDALRLMVRSAEGVPADRSQAFIRATRLLEEQIQAAPATVEAGATTELDRVFEPASRPEPVEAVAEPMAAGAGPVSAGVVRAAVKSVAAPAPAAINIRVNLERLDALMNLAGELVIARSRLEGHLAQLDRVGATLGFTEARMRQTVGSFEAKYANPQLPGAAADMRSNATAREPGRPAAVPLEAVFAELEFDRYDDFNLFARRVGEIAADVAEVQSQLALLIRAVREDAARTQRLSGELRRQITRARMVPIGRLFSRFPRQVREAARAAGKTVALEVSGEAVELDNAVIERITDPLLHLVQNAIVHGIEPEAEREARGKVPHGSLRVSAAQKGAAIVVEVADDGRGIDLDRVKDTALQAGLVTPEGLAGLGDWDILDFIFQPGFSTAPAVTISAGRGVGLDVVWTNVAQLGGEIDVETTPGEGTRFTLRVPLTVAISDALLVRVDTEVLAIPVPVVRGMVRIRPEEIVTTPGGESVVMDGQPLDLLRLDRVLGLAGIRPSVGLPVVALRTARKTVAVAVDELLGKQEIVIKRLGAFLDGVGPFAGATVTGEGRVILLLDPARLLDPIGALRQAASPAAEDSRPPASPAPLARRSVLLVDDSVSVRKFVGQMLDRAGFRVVTANDGIEALDRLSADAAVDIVVTDLEMPRLNGYELIRDLKRRPGLRGVPIVVLTTRAGSKHVALARQLGVEHYVTKPVDEQAFVQLIESLTGNERAVAG, from the coding sequence GTGAAGGAGCGGCAGTTCCTGCTGAGCGTGTTCTTGATGGAGGCGTGGGATACCCTCGCTGCCGTCGAGCAAAGACTGGCCGCGCTGGCATCCGGCGCCGACACCGACGGCGAGATCCTACGCCTGGTCACGCACCGGCTGCGGGGAGCCGCTGCCCTCAACGGCTTTCCGCGGGTGTCGGCTCTGGCGACGGTCATGGAGTCCACGGTGGATCGTGCCGTGACCGCTCCCCTGGCCGACCGTCAGGGCCCGTCCGAGCAGCTCGGCGCGCTGGCGGTAGCCCTCAAGGAAGCGCTGGAGACGATCGGCACGACCGGCACGGAGAACGCCGCCGCGCTCGATGCCGTGCTGGCCCGCTATGAGACGTCGTCCACCGTGGCCCCGGCCGCCGAGCCGGCGGGGCCGCTGGCCGAGCTGGACCGCTTCCTGCGCGACAATCCAGATGTCCTCGAGTACTTCATCCCCGAGGCGGCCGAGCACCTCGAGCTGATGGCCCAATCCCTGCTCGCGCTCGAGCGCGACGGCGGCGATGAGGCCGAGCTGGCCACGCTCTTCCGTGCCGTCCACACGCTCAAGGGCGCGGCCTATGCCGTGGGCTGCCAGACGATCGGAGCCCTGGCCCATCATGTCGAGGATCTTCTGGGCGAGGTCCGCGAGGACCGACGGGCGCTCACTGCGGCTACCCTGGACGCAGTCTACGCGGGCCTCGATGCGCTTCGCCTCATGGTGCGGAGCGCCGAGGGTGTGCCAGCGGATCGAAGCCAGGCCTTCATCCGGGCCACGCGCCTGCTCGAGGAGCAAATTCAGGCGGCCCCGGCCACGGTCGAGGCGGGAGCGACCACAGAGCTGGATCGCGTCTTTGAGCCCGCTTCGCGGCCCGAGCCGGTGGAGGCCGTGGCGGAGCCCATGGCGGCTGGGGCGGGCCCGGTCTCCGCGGGTGTGGTGCGGGCGGCCGTCAAGTCCGTCGCGGCCCCGGCGCCGGCCGCCATCAACATTCGTGTCAACCTCGAGCGCCTCGACGCCCTCATGAATTTGGCCGGTGAGCTGGTCATTGCCCGTAGTCGCCTCGAGGGACATCTGGCCCAACTCGACCGGGTCGGCGCGACGCTGGGGTTCACCGAGGCCCGAATGCGCCAGACCGTCGGCAGCTTCGAGGCGAAATACGCCAATCCCCAGCTTCCCGGGGCCGCCGCCGACATGCGGTCGAACGCGACCGCGCGCGAGCCGGGCCGTCCTGCCGCCGTGCCACTGGAGGCGGTCTTCGCCGAGCTGGAGTTCGACCGCTACGACGATTTCAACCTCTTCGCCCGCCGCGTCGGTGAGATTGCCGCGGACGTCGCCGAGGTCCAGAGCCAGCTGGCCCTGCTGATCCGGGCCGTGCGGGAGGATGCGGCGCGGACGCAGCGGCTGTCCGGCGAGCTGCGCCGCCAGATCACCCGCGCGCGGATGGTGCCGATCGGCCGGCTCTTCTCCCGGTTCCCGCGTCAAGTGCGGGAGGCAGCCCGGGCTGCCGGCAAGACGGTGGCGCTCGAAGTCAGTGGCGAGGCCGTGGAACTGGACAACGCGGTCATCGAGCGGATCACCGACCCGCTGCTGCACCTGGTGCAGAACGCCATCGTCCATGGGATCGAGCCTGAGGCCGAGCGCGAGGCACGCGGCAAGGTCCCGCACGGCAGTCTGCGCGTGAGCGCGGCCCAGAAGGGCGCCGCCATCGTCGTGGAGGTGGCCGACGACGGTCGCGGTATCGACCTGGACAGGGTGAAGGACACCGCGCTCCAAGCCGGCCTGGTGACGCCGGAGGGCCTCGCCGGGCTGGGCGACTGGGACATCCTCGACTTCATCTTCCAACCCGGCTTCAGCACAGCACCGGCGGTGACCATCAGCGCGGGCCGGGGCGTGGGGCTGGACGTCGTGTGGACGAACGTGGCTCAACTGGGCGGCGAGATCGACGTCGAGACGACGCCGGGGGAGGGCACGCGATTCACCCTCAGGGTACCCCTGACCGTGGCCATCTCCGACGCCCTGTTGGTCCGGGTGGATACCGAGGTGCTGGCCATCCCCGTGCCTGTCGTCCGGGGGATGGTCCGAATCCGTCCCGAGGAGATCGTGACGACCCCCGGCGGCGAATCGGTCGTCATGGATGGACAGCCGCTGGACTTGCTGCGGCTCGATCGGGTCCTGGGGCTCGCCGGTATCCGCCCCAGTGTCGGGCTGCCGGTCGTGGCCCTGCGTACCGCGCGCAAGACCGTGGCGGTGGCGGTGGACGAGCTGCTGGGCAAGCAGGAGATCGTCATCAAACGCCTCGGCGCATTCCTGGACGGAGTGGGCCCCTTTGCCGGCGCCACGGTGACCGGCGAGGGCCGGGTCATCTTGCTGCTCGACCCTGCGCGGCTGCTCGACCCAATCGGCGCCCTGCGGCAGGCCGCCTCCCCGGCGGCCGAGGACAGCCGTCCGCCTGCTTCGCCAGCGCCCCTGGCCCGGCGCAGTGTGCTTTTGGTGGATGACTCGGTCAGCGTGCGGAAGTTCGTGGGCCAGATGCTGGACCGGGCCGGCTTCCGGGTGGTCACGGCCAACGACGGGATCGAGGCCCTCGATCGCCTGAGCGCCGACGCCGCGGTCGACATCGTGGTTACCGACCTCGAGATGCCGCGGCTCAACGGGTACGAATTGATCCGTGACCTCAAGCGCCGGCCAGGCCTGCGGGGCGTTCCCATCGTGGTCCTCACGACCCGGGCCGGAAGCAAGCATGTGGCGCTGGCCCGCCAGCTTGGCGTCGAGCACTACGTCACCAAGCCGGTGGACGAGCAGGCCTTCGTACAGCTCATCGAATCGCTGACGGGGAACGAGCGGGCCGTCGCCGGATGA